The proteins below are encoded in one region of Ignavibacteriota bacterium:
- a CDS encoding flavin reductase family protein — translation MSDSIRQFKKVMSHFPTGVCVVTARCNGDAVGLTVNSFTSVSLDPLMVLICITRNTTAHEVISQAGAYTVSILAEGQESVSTVFAGAPNNQRFTLVQTEASPLGNPVVEGAIAYLDTEIVDSRDAGDHTIFIGRVTALHLMHEDARPLVYHRGGYRRLAPQD, via the coding sequence ATGTCCGATTCCATACGACAGTTCAAAAAAGTAATGAGCCATTTCCCGACAGGTGTGTGTGTTGTCACCGCGCGCTGCAACGGTGACGCGGTCGGTCTGACGGTGAACAGTTTCACATCCGTCTCGCTCGATCCACTGATGGTGCTTATCTGCATCACCCGCAACACCACGGCGCACGAGGTTATCAGCCAGGCCGGGGCGTACACCGTCAGTATTCTTGCGGAGGGACAGGAGTCCGTCTCCACCGTTTTCGCAGGCGCCCCGAACAATCAACGTTTCACGCTCGTGCAGACCGAGGCGTCTCCGCTCGGCAATCCCGTCGTCGAGGGAGCCATCGCGTATCTCGACACGGAAATCGTGGACAGCCGCGACGCAGGCGACCACACGATCTTCATCGGCAGGGTCACCGCGCTCCACTTGATGCACGAGGACGCGCGCCCGCTCGTCTACCACCGCGGTGGCTACAGGAGGCTTGCGCCTCAGGATTGA
- a CDS encoding cation diffusion facilitator family transporter produces MKSAEEHAAADALMRREKNFVAMTSVIAAIALTGGKLAVGLMTNSLGILSEAAHSGLDLVAAAITWIAVRAADRPPDEDHNFGHGKIENLSALVETLLLLLTCVWILYEAADRLLGGGHPVEVTYWSFIVIIVSIVIDFSRSRALSRVARKYHSQALEADALHFQTDIYSSFVVLIGLVSVLLGYPAADAIAALLVAAIVIWISLQLGKRTIDVLLDRVPAGMQATLTDGIRGVDGVRDVRSLRLRQSGARTFIDTVVGIDRRNTFDDVHRIMDDVEARIAELVPRSDAIVHAEPAIHENEAVQDSVAWLVQRHGVRAHNILVLRADERLHIELDVEYPFGTDFDKAHALASVIERDILEAIPRVEDVRVHLEMEAGGIIEADDITGAEPDLVGKITAVAKADTEVLGCSDIRCYRTHRGIKVALSCVCPSALSLQHMHDVVNRVETAVSACDPRIVKVFIHAEPGQS; encoded by the coding sequence ATGAAATCGGCAGAGGAACACGCCGCGGCCGACGCCCTGATGCGTCGCGAAAAAAACTTTGTCGCGATGACGTCCGTGATCGCGGCAATAGCCCTGACCGGCGGAAAACTGGCAGTCGGCTTGATGACCAATTCCCTCGGCATCCTTTCCGAAGCGGCGCACTCCGGACTTGATCTCGTCGCAGCGGCCATCACATGGATCGCCGTGCGCGCCGCGGATCGACCGCCGGACGAGGATCACAATTTCGGGCACGGGAAGATCGAGAATCTTTCCGCACTCGTTGAAACGCTGCTGCTCCTGCTCACCTGTGTGTGGATATTGTACGAAGCGGCCGACCGCCTGCTCGGAGGCGGACATCCGGTCGAAGTGACTTACTGGTCGTTCATCGTCATCATCGTGTCGATCGTGATCGACTTCAGCCGCTCCCGCGCACTCTCGCGCGTGGCGCGGAAGTATCACAGCCAGGCCCTCGAGGCCGATGCGCTGCATTTTCAGACGGACATCTACAGTTCGTTTGTGGTGCTGATCGGACTCGTGAGCGTGCTCCTCGGATACCCGGCGGCAGATGCCATCGCCGCCCTGCTCGTCGCGGCCATCGTAATCTGGATCAGCCTGCAGCTCGGGAAACGCACCATCGATGTGCTCCTCGACCGGGTTCCCGCCGGCATGCAGGCCACACTGACGGATGGCATTCGCGGCGTTGACGGCGTGCGCGACGTGCGCTCTCTGCGGCTCCGTCAGAGCGGTGCGCGCACTTTCATCGACACGGTGGTAGGAATCGATCGGCGGAACACCTTCGACGACGTGCACCGCATCATGGACGACGTGGAGGCGCGTATCGCCGAACTGGTTCCGCGTTCCGACGCGATTGTCCATGCCGAGCCGGCCATACACGAGAACGAGGCCGTGCAGGACAGCGTCGCCTGGCTCGTACAGCGCCACGGCGTACGCGCGCACAACATCCTCGTGCTGCGCGCCGACGAGCGACTGCACATCGAACTCGATGTCGAGTATCCGTTCGGGACCGATTTCGACAAGGCCCACGCGCTCGCAAGCGTAATCGAGAGGGATATTCTCGAGGCCATTCCCCGTGTCGAGGACGTGCGCGTCCACCTCGAAATGGAGGCGGGCGGTATCATCGAGGCCGATGATATCACTGGCGCCGAGCCGGATCTTGTCGGAAAAATCACCGCCGTTGCTAAGGCCGACACCGAGGTGCTCGGCTGCAGCGACATACGATGTTACCGCACACATCGCGGCATCAAGGTGGCACTCTCCTGCGTGTGTCCGTCAGCGCTTTCGCTGCAGCACATGCACGACGTGGTCAACCGGGTCGAGACGGCTGTCAGTGCCTGTGATCCGCGCATCGTGAAGGTGTTCATCCACGCGGAGCCGGGTCAATCCTGA
- a CDS encoding Ig-like domain-containing protein translates to MKHSAIVRRLTRGRIVLAATTLLLAFIVAACDEDTPTETPWVKTVITQPLAGEVISDSTVRIIASVTRNCGCLAQAEFWIDGNHLFTDFLADYSYDWDVRGLSGEHLIVVRGIVPGKAEDSDSLRITLR, encoded by the coding sequence ATGAAACATTCGGCCATAGTCCGCCGCCTCACGCGCGGGCGCATCGTGCTCGCCGCGACTACCCTCCTTCTTGCCTTTATTGTTGCGGCCTGCGACGAGGACACCCCCACCGAAACGCCATGGGTTAAAACCGTCATCACGCAGCCGTTGGCCGGAGAGGTCATCAGCGACTCGACCGTGCGTATCATCGCTTCGGTGACACGCAACTGCGGATGTCTCGCGCAGGCGGAGTTCTGGATCGACGGCAACCACCTGTTCACGGATTTTCTCGCGGACTACTCCTACGACTGGGACGTGCGCGGGCTCAGCGGCGAACATCTGATCGTTGTGCGCGGCATAGTGCCGGGGAAGGCCGAAGACAGCGACTCGCTCCGAATAACGCTCCGATGA
- a CDS encoding glycosyltransferase family 9 protein, producing MRAPAPQFLYPALRARPVRRILIVKLRAIGDVLLSTVVLRSVRAAFPDAEIDYLTEAPARDIVEGHPALTRTLIFDPRHDSFLSLLRQIYRARYDLVFDLFCNPRSAQITFATRAPVRVGYPFRGRAYAYTVHVPVRSDRVHNTEFNLDALAVLQIPITDRALSFAITPDADRWAAGLLAPYRAEGKMLVALNPSGTWESKRWGLDHYAGLGDALAARYNAVPVIVWGPGEHDDALRVASLMQAPALVPPKTTLKQLGALLARCDGMVSNDTSPMHLGAAVGIPVLGVHGPTNPHLQGPFNALSAWVRNEKLECLACNYTECPIGNMCMTELSVDTVLAAFDSMLERARHIRAGGGAAL from the coding sequence ATGCGCGCGCCCGCACCGCAGTTTTTGTATCCCGCGTTGCGGGCGCGTCCTGTCCGGCGCATACTCATCGTCAAGCTGCGCGCCATCGGCGACGTCCTTTTGTCGACGGTAGTTCTGCGCTCTGTCCGCGCGGCCTTTCCCGACGCGGAGATCGACTACCTGACGGAGGCGCCCGCGCGCGACATCGTCGAGGGGCATCCTGCACTGACTCGGACGCTCATCTTCGATCCGCGGCACGACAGTTTTCTTTCGCTCCTTCGGCAGATATATCGCGCGCGTTACGATCTGGTTTTCGATCTCTTCTGCAATCCCCGCTCGGCACAGATCACCTTCGCGACGCGCGCGCCGGTGCGAGTCGGGTATCCCTTCCGTGGTCGGGCATACGCCTACACCGTCCATGTTCCGGTGCGGTCCGACCGCGTGCACAACACAGAGTTCAATCTCGACGCGCTCGCCGTCCTGCAGATCCCCATTACCGACCGCGCGTTGTCGTTTGCGATCACACCGGATGCCGACCGCTGGGCGGCGGGTCTGCTTGCTCCCTACAGGGCGGAGGGAAAAATGCTTGTCGCCCTGAACCCGAGCGGCACCTGGGAATCGAAGCGCTGGGGACTCGATCATTACGCCGGCCTGGGGGACGCTCTGGCGGCGCGATATAACGCCGTGCCTGTGATTGTATGGGGTCCCGGTGAACACGACGACGCTCTGCGCGTGGCCTCACTCATGCAGGCACCCGCGCTTGTTCCTCCGAAGACGACCCTCAAACAACTGGGGGCGCTGCTCGCGCGCTGCGACGGCATGGTTTCGAACGACACGTCGCCCATGCATCTTGGCGCGGCTGTGGGCATTCCTGTGCTCGGCGTGCACGGTCCGACCAATCCGCATCTGCAAGGACCGTTTAATGCCCTCAGCGCGTGGGTGCGCAATGAAAAACTCGAATGTCTTGCATGTAATTACACGGAGTGCCCCATCGGCAACATGTGTATGACGGAACTCTCCGTCGACACCGTGCTTGCGGCCTTCGATTCCATGCTCGAGAGAGCACGGCATATCCGTGCAGGCGGCGGTGCGGCGCTTTGA
- a CDS encoding acetate kinase, whose amino-acid sequence MNILVVNCGSSSIKYQFIEAESRTTMARGLVERIGMSGAVLTNTRYDSDTIKLTGDILDHGIAIEYVLAVLLSKNHGVIKDRSEIHAVGHRVVHGAEDFAGSVLITDQVMQSLRDNIELAPLHNPHNIRGIVACKQHLPSVPQVGVFDTAFHQSMEPKSFLYGIPYVFYQKYKIRRYGFHGTSHFFVANRMAELLDKPIEDLRIITCHLGNGCSMAAVKHGQSMDTTMGFTPLEGLLMGTRSGDLDPQLILYIMGKEGLTLSEATTLLNKHSGLIGISGESSDMREIENAMVKGSAKSKIAFDLFCFRVKKYIGAYAAAMGGVDAVVFTGGIGENSVRVRDAVCSSMDFIGIDFDPALNAEGPKERIVTRPGSRAVVGVIPTNEELVIALDTMAIVNGQTPPTMKNMVKNRDLEPLS is encoded by the coding sequence ATGAACATCCTCGTCGTCAATTGCGGAAGCTCCTCGATAAAGTACCAGTTCATCGAAGCAGAATCGCGCACCACGATGGCGCGCGGTCTCGTCGAACGCATCGGCATGAGCGGCGCGGTGCTCACAAACACGCGCTACGACAGCGACACGATCAAGCTGACGGGTGACATCCTCGACCATGGCATTGCCATCGAATACGTGCTGGCGGTGCTTCTGAGCAAGAATCACGGTGTTATCAAGGACCGCTCCGAGATACACGCCGTCGGGCATCGTGTCGTGCACGGCGCGGAAGACTTCGCCGGTTCCGTGCTGATCACCGACCAGGTCATGCAGTCGCTTCGCGACAACATCGAACTTGCGCCGCTTCACAATCCGCATAACATCCGCGGCATCGTCGCATGCAAGCAGCATCTACCCAGCGTGCCCCAGGTGGGCGTGTTCGACACCGCCTTCCATCAGTCCATGGAGCCGAAGTCCTTCCTGTACGGCATTCCGTACGTGTTCTATCAGAAGTACAAGATCCGCCGCTACGGATTCCACGGCACATCACACTTCTTCGTGGCGAACCGCATGGCGGAGTTGCTCGACAAACCCATCGAGGATCTGCGCATCATCACCTGCCATCTTGGCAACGGCTGCAGCATGGCCGCGGTGAAACACGGACAGTCGATGGACACAACGATGGGCTTCACGCCTCTCGAGGGATTGCTCATGGGCACCCGCTCGGGCGACCTCGATCCGCAGTTGATCCTGTACATCATGGGCAAGGAGGGCCTGACGCTTTCGGAGGCGACCACCCTGCTCAACAAACACAGCGGTCTCATCGGTATCTCGGGCGAGAGCAGCGACATGCGCGAAATCGAGAACGCCATGGTGAAGGGTTCGGCAAAATCAAAAATCGCGTTTGATCTGTTCTGCTTCCGCGTGAAGAAATACATCGGCGCGTACGCCGCAGCGATGGGTGGAGTCGACGCGGTCGTGTTCACCGGCGGCATCGGTGAGAACAGCGTCCGCGTGCGTGACGCCGTGTGTTCGTCCATGGATTTCATCGGCATCGACTTCGATCCCGCGCTCAACGCGGAGGGTCCGAAGGAGCGCATCGTGACACGGCCGGGGTCCCGCGCCGTTGTGGGTGTGATTCCGACCAACGAGGAACTCGTGATTGCACTCGACACCATGGCCATCGTAAACGGGCAGACGCCCCCGACGATGAAAAACATGGTGAAGAACCGGGACCTCGAGCCCCTGTCCTGA
- a CDS encoding NAD(P)-binding domain-containing protein, with product MSEQPLTLQDLTSDMPAQPASASRIESVGIIGGGVMGRGIAQTLSTHGLNVLIVEKDSERLQACLDGLSENMDREIQRWAMTTGEKRAILSRIKVTTDINEMAHVDFAMEAVDEGFELKRDVLLKLDRVAAPGAIIASNTSTLSLTKMVRGAVHPGKIIGLHFSNPVPKTPLCEIIRGFHTTEDTFRKTKDFIRSIGKTPVEVYEYPGFITTRTIIPMLNEAMYILMEGVASAEDIDTAMRLGFNFQMGPLELADSMGLEELLAMMESMFHEFGEAKYRPCPLLRRLVREQKFGKKSGEGFFLYDESGNRIKEEASK from the coding sequence ATGTCTGAACAACCACTCACGCTGCAGGATCTCACCAGCGACATGCCCGCGCAACCCGCGTCGGCCTCTCGCATCGAATCGGTGGGCATCATCGGTGGCGGCGTCATGGGCCGCGGCATCGCCCAGACCCTCTCGACGCACGGCCTGAACGTCCTCATCGTCGAAAAAGATTCCGAACGGCTGCAGGCCTGTCTCGACGGCCTCTCCGAGAACATGGACCGCGAAATACAGCGCTGGGCCATGACAACCGGCGAGAAACGCGCCATCCTCTCGCGCATCAAGGTCACCACCGACATCAACGAAATGGCGCATGTCGACTTTGCAATGGAAGCGGTCGACGAGGGCTTCGAATTAAAACGCGACGTGCTGCTGAAGCTCGATCGCGTGGCGGCACCCGGCGCGATCATCGCCTCGAACACATCGACGCTCAGTCTCACGAAGATGGTCCGCGGCGCGGTGCACCCGGGAAAAATCATCGGCCTGCACTTCTCGAATCCCGTGCCGAAAACGCCGCTCTGTGAGATCATCCGCGGCTTCCATACAACGGAAGACACCTTCCGCAAGACCAAGGACTTCATACGCTCGATCGGCAAGACGCCTGTGGAAGTGTACGAGTATCCCGGATTCATCACCACGCGCACCATCATCCCCATGTTGAACGAGGCGATGTACATCCTGATGGAAGGAGTCGCGTCGGCCGAGGACATCGACACCGCCATGCGCCTCGGTTTCAATTTTCAGATGGGTCCGCTTGAACTTGCCGATTCGATGGGTCTCGAGGAGTTGCTCGCGATGATGGAATCGATGTTCCACGAGTTCGGTGAAGCGAAGTACCGTCCCTGTCCGCTGCTGCGCCGACTTGTGCGGGAGCAGAAATTCGGAAAGAAAAGCGGCGAGGGATTCTTCCTGTATGACGAATCCGGCAACCGCATCAAAGAGGAGGCATCCAAATGA
- the rodA gene encoding rod shape-determining protein RodA has product MTDRSGGGVDYLLIAAVAVLLALGLVSMYSATHGTEVFVRFQKQIVWAVLGILLFVVVLLSPARFFHYSAYIIYAVALVPLLLVLPFGKVVSGNAGWFGVAGFGIQPSEFAKVATVIALARFVSDSTTSLRSFRDLGIAFAIVFVPWLLIFIQPDFGTGLVYWAFFLVMIFWAGADLVILLAFVSPVIAAVLSIFDLWMFLAFTMVLSVVFYLLRRNIGVALLFLVLNLSVGFTVQYFYDRLPEYQKARIAVFLDPSRSPTSAGYNVMQAKVAVGSGGLTGKGYLQGTQTQLRFVPEQWTDFIFCVPAEEFGFIGAIVILCLFGFVLHRGWRIARDAPFRFSSAMAIGITTVFFVHVFVNVGMSLGLLPVIGIPLPFMSYGGSFLMTTMIAAALLVHTALYNTRGE; this is encoded by the coding sequence ATGACCGACAGATCCGGCGGAGGTGTCGACTACCTTCTGATCGCGGCCGTCGCGGTGCTGCTGGCGCTCGGCCTCGTGTCGATGTACAGCGCGACACACGGGACGGAAGTCTTCGTGCGTTTCCAGAAACAGATTGTATGGGCGGTGCTCGGCATACTTCTGTTTGTTGTCGTGCTGCTCTCGCCGGCACGATTCTTCCATTACAGCGCGTACATCATCTACGCCGTCGCGCTGGTACCGCTTCTTCTTGTTCTGCCCTTCGGGAAAGTGGTGTCGGGGAACGCCGGCTGGTTCGGTGTCGCCGGATTCGGAATACAGCCGTCCGAATTTGCCAAGGTCGCGACCGTGATTGCGCTGGCCCGCTTCGTCTCAGACAGCACCACCTCGCTACGCTCGTTTCGTGATCTCGGTATCGCCTTCGCCATCGTGTTTGTTCCCTGGCTGCTGATTTTTATTCAGCCGGATTTCGGAACCGGCCTCGTGTACTGGGCGTTCTTCCTCGTGATGATATTCTGGGCGGGAGCCGATCTTGTCATTCTATTGGCCTTTGTGTCCCCGGTCATCGCCGCGGTGCTCTCCATCTTCGATCTGTGGATGTTCCTCGCGTTCACGATGGTTCTCTCGGTTGTGTTCTACCTTCTGCGCCGAAATATCGGCGTGGCGCTGCTCTTTCTTGTGCTGAACCTCTCGGTTGGCTTCACGGTGCAGTACTTCTACGACCGTCTTCCAGAATACCAGAAGGCGCGTATCGCCGTGTTCCTCGATCCCTCGCGCTCGCCGACCTCGGCCGGCTACAACGTGATGCAGGCGAAGGTGGCAGTGGGATCGGGTGGTTTGACCGGCAAGGGCTACCTGCAGGGAACGCAGACACAGTTGCGGTTCGTCCCCGAACAGTGGACCGACTTTATTTTCTGCGTCCCGGCGGAGGAGTTCGGTTTTATCGGCGCCATCGTCATCCTCTGTCTTTTCGGATTTGTCCTTCACAGGGGGTGGCGAATCGCGCGCGACGCGCCCTTCCGCTTCTCGAGCGCGATGGCCATCGGTATCACGACAGTCTTTTTTGTGCATGTGTTCGTGAACGTCGGCATGTCGCTCGGGCTGCTTCCCGTCATCGGCATTCCCCTGCCGTTCATGAGTTACGGCGGATCCTTCCTCATGACCACGATGATCGCCGCAGCGTTGCTTGTCCACACGGCACTCTACAACACCCGCGGCGAATAG